The following are encoded in a window of Oncorhynchus mykiss isolate Arlee chromosome 11, USDA_OmykA_1.1, whole genome shotgun sequence genomic DNA:
- the zgc:63587 gene encoding septin-2: protein MSQSAEKGKFPEAAGYVGFANLPNQVHRKSVKKGFEFTLMVVGESGLGKSTLINSLFLTDLYPERYIPGAAEKIERTVQIEASTVEIEERGVKLRLTVVDTPGYGDAINSQDCFKTIIQYIDNQFERYLHDESGLNRRHIVDNRVHCCFYFISPFGHGLKPLDVEFMKAIHSKVNIVPVIAKADTLTLKERDRLKRRILDEIAEHGIRIYQLPDADSDEDEEFKEQTRVLKASIPFAVIGSNQLIEVKGKKIRGRLYPWGVVEVENPEHNDFLKLRTMLVTHMQDLQEVTQDLHYENFRSERLKRAGRAVEEDVVDKDQILLQKEAELRRMQEMITQMQAQMKMKGDE, encoded by the exons ATGTCTCAGTCTGCAGAGAAAGGGAAG TTCCCCGAGGCAGCAGGATATGTGGGTTTTGCCAACCTGCCCAACCAGGTGCACAGGAAGTCAGTGAAGAAGGGATTTGAGTTCACCCTCATGGTCGTTG GAGAGTCTGGTTTGGGCAAGTCTACGCTGATCAACAGCCTGTTTTTGACAGACCTCTACCCAGAGCGATACATCCCTGGGgccgcag AGAAGATTGAGCGGACGGTGCAGATAGAAGCCAGTACGGTGGAGATTGAGGAGAGGGGCGTGAAGCTCCGCCTTACTGTGGTCGACACCCCAGGATACGGAGATGCCATCAACAGCCAGGActg ctTTAAGACCATCATCCAGTACATTGATAACCAGTTTGAGCGTTACCTTCATGATGAGAGTGGCCTGAACCGCAGACACATCGTAGACAACAGAGTCCACTGCTGCTTCTACTTCATCTCTCCTTTTGGACacgg TCTGAAGCCTCTGGATGTGGAGTTTATGAAGGCCATTCACAGCAAGGTCAACATCGTCCCTGTCATCGCTAAGgctgacacactcacactgaaagagagagaccgcCTTAAGAGGAGG ATCCTGGATGAGATTGCAGAGCATGGCATCAGGATCTACCAGCTGCCAGACGCTGACTCAGATGAGGATGAGGAGTTCAAGGAGCAGACACGAGTACTGAAG GCGAGCATTCCATTTGCTGTGATTGGTTCGAACCAGCTGATTGAGGTGAAAGGGAAGAAAATCAGAGGTCGTCTCTACCCCTGGGGGGTCGTGGAGGTGGAGAACCCAGAGCACAACGACTTCCTCAAACTACGCACCATGCTTGT cACCCACATGCAGGACCTCCAGGAGGTCACACAGGACCTGCACTACGAGAACTTTCGCtcagagagactgaagagagctGGCAG AGCTGTGGAAGAGGATGTGGTTGACAAAGACCAGATTCTCCTGCAGAAGGAGGCTGAG ctGAGGCGTATGCAGGAGATGATTACCCAGATGCAGGCACAGATGAAGATGAAGGGAGATGAGTGA